A section of the Papio anubis isolate 15944 chromosome 16, Panubis1.0, whole genome shotgun sequence genome encodes:
- the KLHDC7B gene encoding kelch domain-containing protein 7B: MIEGTLEPDGPLWGWDWDSDNDWDSAVLALLALAVVAATALALHWFGSGHDQEAAGPLSTALGAQPHQAGRAELALQPKSKVSDGSEGQNPGQGKPEPPRRGQRSPVPAAAPGGGPAAMARLPLKTAVEEARRGALGQQRGSATPTAPRAEGKEPPRPGTALLGRSEEGGMSAPLLIHFTPRSPGSEAEAQAETGGARAPSRQAAGPAGQQDTGPWRAGAGPSGSLGRGRGRRRRMDAGSGDRVRRPRKLDPLRLGAAGSVWDAVDEAAALDAHARGLPTGPPLAQEPAPPVLPAPRAPQPGSQTEGSGAEVGWSREASGVPAPGGGWPWASREVPGTRSFGPAPGSTRPWLDSPPLGRPLSSQGPGASGANDAGQAGADGPRDDSPAADLGRTRPLEQAKPAVAFRSRAPSRSREPGALSASPPAAPGPGLPPEALTLPTPSPSDVLPLGVTQGPPVGKNLRAALAPSSASAQVLTSVPTSVLAPALASSPVSVPTPAPTSTSSPTSAPTPAPTSAPTSTPAPAPSPATTPVPAPAPAPAPAPIPAPAPVRVPTLTSAPTPALTPAPPPALTPATSPAPATSPAPAASPAPAASPAPAASPAPAASPVPATSPVPAASPAPAGGSKPQESVAVPRRYQEGHVSASWGNLTAMVLRSHPFPRQERPQGSVPRAVPGSPVDPSTSTHSEDSDGPSSSVGTVMGTGIGGLVEAGGQPQTRSSETNGTPSPDPPPGLRGEGTREKSLDSLSQAAVPRGPPQPPAQRPSGPVACSSVRRSQPVPQPRKRSRCEIAPTSQQEVRPAASGDPPGEAPGEGGSPAGRSRALTEKQKEARKLLVFLQRPGSWGVVEGPRKPSPRALEPTTAAALRARLDLGSCLDVLAFAQQHGEPGLAQETYALMSNNLLRVLGDPSLYRRLSAADRERILSLRTGRGQAVLGVLVLPSLYQGGRSGLPRGPRGEEPPVAAPVPLPLRSHLHVFNPRENTWRPLTQVPEEAPLRGCGLCTMHNYLFLAGGIRGSGAKAVCSNEVFCYNPLTNIWSQVRPMQQARAQLKLVALDGLLYAIGGECLYSMECYDPRTDAWTPRAPLPAGTFPVAHEAVACRGDIYVTGGHLFYRLLRYSPVKDAWDECPYSASHRRSSDIVALGGFLYRFDLLRGVGAAVMRYNTVTGSWSRAASLPLPAPAPLRCTTLGNTIYCLNPQVTATFTVSGGTAQFQAKELQPFPLGSTGVLSPFILTLPAEDRLQTSL; this comes from the coding sequence ATGATCGAGGGCACCTTAGAGCCAGACGGTCCCCTCTGGGGCTGGGACTGGGACAGTGACAATGACTGGGATAGTGCTGTGCTGGCCCTCCTGGCACTGGCTGTGGTGGCTGCCACAGCGCTGGCCTTACACTGGTTTGGCTCCGGGCACGACCAAGAGGCGGCAGGACCATTGTCCACAGCCCTCGGGGCTCAACCTCATCAGGCAGGAAGAGCGGAGCTGGCCCTGCAACCGAAGTCCAAGGTTAGTGATGGCAGCGAGGGGCAGAACCCAGGGCAGGGGAAACCGGAGCCCCCAAGACGCGGCCAGCGGAGCCCTGTCCCTGCTGCAGCCCCGGGCGGGGGCCCGGCCGCCATGGCCCGGCTTCCACTCAAGACAGCTGTCGAGGAGGCCCGCAGAGGGGCATTAGGACAACAACGGGGCAGTGCCACCCCCACGGCCCCCCGAGCGGAAGGAAAGGAGCCTCCCAGGCCAGGCACTGCCCTCCTGGGCAGGAGCGAAGAGGGGGGGATGTCCGCCCCACTCCTGATCCATTTCACTCCTCGGAGCCCTGGCAGCGAAGCGGAGGCGCAGGCGGAGACAGGTGGTGCCAGGGCGCCCTCTCGCCAGGCGGCGGGCCCGGCGGGGCAACAGGACACTGGCCCCTGGCGGGCGGGCGCGGGGCCCTCGGGCTCGCTGGGGAGAGGCCGGGGCCGGCGGCGGAGGATGGACGCTGGCTCGGGAGACAGAGTGCGCCGCCCCCGGAAACTGGACCCGCTTCGCCTGGGCGCCGCGGGGAGCGTGTGGGACGCGGTGGATGAGGCCGCCGCCCTGGACGCCCACGCGCGCGGCCTGCCCACAGGACCCCCACTCGCCCAGGAGCCCGCACCCCCGGTGCTgcccgcgccccgcgccccgcAGCCTGGGTCTCAGACGGAGGGCTCTGGGGCTGAGGTTGGCTGGAGCAGGGAGGCTTCGGGGGTCCCCGCCCCCGGAGGAGGCTGGCCCTGGGCCAGCAGGGAGGTCCCGGGCACCCGGAGCTTTGGCCCAGCCCCAGGCTCTACGCGCCCCTGGCTAGACAGTCCGCCTCTAGGACGCCCACTCTCGTCCCAAGGGCCGGGGGCCTCAGGGGCCAACGATGCGGGCCAGGCCGGGGCTGACGGCCCCCGAGACGACAGTCCTGCCGCTGACCTGGGGCGCACCCGGCCCCTGGAGCAAGCAAAGCCGGCCGTAGCCTTCCGCAGCCGCGCCCCATCCCGGAGCCGTGAGCCTGGCGCGCTCTCTGCCTCCCCGCCCGCAGCTCCCGGCCCCGGGTTGCCACCTGAAGCCCTGACTCTCCCGACCCCTTCTCCTTCAGATGTTTTGCCCCTGGGGGTTACCCAGGGTCCTCCTGTGGGCAAAAATCTCAGAGCAGCGCTAGCCCCAAGTTCAGCCTCAGCCCAAGTCTTAACTTCAGTTCCAACCTCAGTCCtagccccagccctggcctcaTCCCCAGTGTCAGTACCGACCCCAGCCCCCACCTCAACCtcatcccccacctcagccccaacCCCAGCTCCAACCTCAGCTCCAACTtcaaccccagccccagccccaagtCCAGCTACAACTCCAGTCCCCgctccagccccagctccagctccagccccaattccagccccagccccagtccGAGTCCCAACCCTCACCTcagccccaaccccagccctaaccccagctccacctccagccctgaccccagccacatctcctgccccagccacatCTCCTGCCCCAGCCGCATCCCCTGCCCCAGCCGCATCTCCTGCCCCAGCCGCATCCCCTGCCCCAGCCGCATCTCCTGTCCCAGCCACATCCCCTGTCCCAGCCGCATCCCCTGCCCCAGCTGGCGGGTCGAAGCCTCAGGAGAGTGTGGCTGTCCCCAGGCGCTACCAGGAGGGGCACGTCTCAGCCAGCTGGGGAAACCTTACTGCCATGGTTCTTAGaagccaccccttccccaggcAAGAGAGGCCCCAGGGGAGTGTCCCCAGGGCGGTTCCTGGGAGCCCTGTGGATCCCAGCACTTCCACACACTCTGAGGACAGTGATGGTCCCTCTTCTTCAGTGGGGACAGTCATGGGGACAGGTATAGGGGGCCTGGTCGAGGCTGGAGGTCAGCCACAGACAAGAAGCTCCGAGACCAACGGAACGCCCAGCCCAGACCCTCCCCCAGGCCTAAGAGGAGAGGGAACCAGGGAGAAAAGTCTAGACTCGCTGTCCCAAGCCGCGGTGCCCAGGGGCCCCCCACAGCCCCCTGCACAGAGGCCGTCTGGCCCCGTGGCCTGCTCCTCTGTGAGGCGCTCACAGCCGGTACCCCAGCCACGGAAACGCAGCAGGTGTGAAATCGCCCCGACCTCGCAGCAGGAGGTCAGGCCGGCTGCCTCAGGGGACCCTCCAGGGGAGGCGCCGGGGGAGGGGGGCAGCCCTGCTGGCCGCAGCAGGGCGCTCACAGAGAAGCAGAAGGAGGCCCGGAAACTCCTGGTGTTTCTGCAGAGGCCCGGGAGTTGGGGGGTGGTGGAGGGGCCCCGGAAGCCCAGCCCCCGGGCCCTGGAGCCCACCACGGCCGCGGCCCTGCGCGCACGGCTGGACCTGGGCAGTTGCCTGGACGTGCTGGCCTTTGCCCAGCAGCACGGGGAGCCCGGCCTGGCGCAGGAGACCTACGCGCTGATGAGCAACAACCTGCTTCGAGTGCTGGGAGACCCGAGCCTCTACCGCCGGCTGAGCGCAGCCGACCGCGAGCGCATCCTCAGCCTGCGGACTGGCCGGGGCCAGGCGGTGCTGGGCGTCCTCGTACTGCCCAGCCTCTACCAGGGGGGCCGCTCAGGGCTCCCCAGGGGCCCTCGTGGCGAGGAGCCTCCTGTGGCGGCCCCTGTGCCCCTGCCTCTACGTTCGCACCTGCATGTGTTCAACCCCAGGGAGAACACCTGGCGGCCCCTGACCCAGGTGCCCGAGGAGGCCCCGCTCCGGGGCTGCGGTCTCTGCACCATGCACAACTACCTGTTTCTGGCGGGGGGCATCCGTGGCTCCGGTGCCAAGGCTGTCTGCTCCAACGAGGTCTTCTGCTACAACCCTCTGACCAACATCTGGAGCCAGGTTCGGCCTATGCAGCAGGCCCGAGCCCAGCTCAAGCTGGTGGCCCTGGACGGGCTGCTGTACGCCAtcggtggcgagtgcctgtacaGCATGGAGTGCTACGACCCGCGTACAGATGCCTGGACCCCACGCGCGCCTCTCCCTGCAGGCACCTTCCCTGTGGCCCACGAGGCTGTGGCCTGCCGTGGGGACATCTACGTCACAGGGGGTCACCTCTTCTACCGCCTGCTCAGGTACAGCCCAGTGAAGGATGCTTGGGACGAGTGCCCATACAGTGCCAGCCACCGGCGTTCCAGCGACATCGTGGCGCTCGGGGGCTTCTTATACCGTTTCGACCTACTGCGGGGTGTGGGCGCCGCGGTGATGCGCTACAACACGGTGACCGGCTCCTGGAGCAGGGctgcctccctgcccctgcccgccCCCGCCCCACTGCGCTGCACCACCCTGGGTAACACCATTTACTGCCTCAACCCCCAGGTCACTGCCACGTTCACGGTCTCTGGGGGGACTGCCCAGTTCCAGGCCAAGGAGCTGCAGCCCTTCCCCTTGGGGAGCACAGGGGTCCTCAGCCCATTCATCCTGACTCTGCCCGCTGAGGACCGGCTGCAGACCTCACTCTGA